From a single Shewanella donghaensis genomic region:
- a CDS encoding glycoside hydrolase family 9 protein, translated as MLNLASITKPTWLITTALLSLNLLQQASAAPNQIRLNQLGFTPESTKTAVINNTDSQSFSIIDIASGKSVYQGQLSQSALWPSSGETVKLAKFDDFTNLGRYHIQVKELEQSLPFTIDNSRYQQPLIDVIRAYYFNRSGAVIQKKYAGKYARPAAHPDTIVYVHESAATEARPAGTVISSPKGWYDAGDYNKYIVNSNISVYTLLSALTEHENALESLKLNIPESSNNLPDFVDEILWNIDWMLTMQDPNDGGLYHKLTTKRFTGETQMPHHMDQPRYVVAKSTAASLGYAATMAKASTVLAKYEQQLPGYSQKLLTSAKQAWQWALINPAIHYEQPADIATGAYATAGDDLKDEWLWAKSELFAATGDKQYLADIAFPENLRIPEWDKVETLALFTFASNLNTPADIRDHALLKLTTVTNKWLTQGHNSAYGVAITPQDFVWGSNSNMLNKAIMLLRVNQLQANPEYVHQANAIVDYIFGRNPLGMSYVTGVGQHTPMHIHHRVSMADGITEPIPGFLVGGPQPGQQDAEHCTPQGGIYASTKPALSYIDHGCSYASNEVTINWNAALVYALAALTE; from the coding sequence ATGCTTAATCTAGCAAGTATAACCAAACCAACATGGCTAATAACAACGGCTTTGTTATCATTAAACTTGCTTCAGCAAGCATCTGCAGCCCCTAATCAAATTCGTTTGAACCAATTAGGCTTTACGCCAGAATCAACGAAAACGGCAGTCATCAATAACACTGACAGCCAGTCATTTTCTATTATCGATATCGCCTCTGGTAAATCGGTATATCAAGGTCAATTGAGTCAGTCTGCGTTATGGCCATCATCAGGTGAGACAGTAAAGCTTGCCAAGTTTGATGATTTCACTAACCTTGGTCGTTACCATATCCAAGTAAAAGAACTCGAACAGTCATTGCCGTTTACAATCGATAACTCACGTTATCAACAACCGTTAATCGATGTCATAAGAGCCTATTATTTCAATCGAAGCGGCGCAGTCATTCAAAAAAAATATGCCGGTAAATACGCAAGGCCTGCTGCCCACCCTGACACTATCGTTTATGTACATGAATCAGCAGCAACAGAAGCAAGACCTGCAGGCACAGTCATTTCATCCCCAAAAGGTTGGTACGATGCAGGCGATTACAATAAGTACATCGTTAACTCTAATATCAGCGTATATACCTTACTCAGCGCGCTAACAGAACATGAAAACGCACTTGAATCGCTTAAACTAAATATTCCAGAATCGAGCAATAACTTGCCCGATTTCGTCGATGAAATATTGTGGAATATTGACTGGATGCTCACCATGCAAGATCCAAATGATGGCGGGCTTTACCATAAGCTGACAACCAAGCGCTTTACGGGCGAAACTCAGATGCCTCATCATATGGATCAGCCTCGTTATGTGGTAGCAAAGTCTACCGCGGCCAGCTTGGGTTATGCCGCTACGATGGCAAAAGCCAGTACTGTTCTGGCAAAGTATGAGCAGCAACTCCCAGGTTACAGCCAGAAGTTACTGACATCTGCTAAGCAAGCTTGGCAATGGGCGCTTATCAATCCAGCAATACATTATGAACAACCTGCCGATATTGCCACAGGAGCTTATGCGACTGCTGGCGATGATTTAAAAGATGAATGGTTATGGGCAAAATCAGAGCTGTTTGCCGCCACAGGTGACAAGCAATATCTTGCTGATATTGCCTTTCCGGAAAATCTGCGTATTCCTGAATGGGACAAGGTTGAAACATTGGCCTTATTTACCTTTGCAAGTAATCTAAATACCCCTGCTGACATTAGAGACCATGCACTGCTTAAGCTCACAACCGTCACCAATAAATGGCTTACCCAAGGACATAATTCAGCCTATGGCGTCGCCATTACACCGCAAGATTTTGTCTGGGGCAGTAATTCAAACATGCTCAATAAAGCCATTATGTTGCTGCGAGTCAATCAGCTTCAAGCTAACCCTGAATATGTGCATCAAGCTAATGCTATCGTAGATTATATCTTTGGCCGCAATCCTTTAGGCATGTCTTACGTCACTGGGGTTGGACAACATACACCAATGCACATTCATCATCGTGTTTCGATGGCTGATGGCATTACGGAGCCGATACCAGGATTTCTTGTAGGAGGCCCACAACCAGGACAACAAGATGCTGAACATTGTACGCCTCAAGGCGGCATTTATGCTTCTACAAAACCAGCATTATCATACATTGACCATGGTTGTAGCTATGCCAGTAATGAAGTGACCATTAATTGGAACGCCGCTTTAGTTTACGCTTTGGCTGCGTTAACTGAATAG
- a CDS encoding AzlD domain-containing protein: MMWLTIFSMAAVVFISRYLLLEPKLPLRLSEKTLTFLSYSAPAVLTAILAPIVFSPEGHLDISIDNSYLICAVVATLLAYFTKNTLLTTVLSIGLFFIIY, encoded by the coding sequence ATGATGTGGTTAACTATTTTTTCGATGGCAGCAGTTGTCTTTATTAGCCGCTACTTGTTACTTGAGCCAAAGCTGCCACTGCGACTCAGTGAAAAAACACTGACCTTTTTAAGCTACTCAGCTCCCGCGGTACTCACGGCCATTTTAGCGCCGATAGTCTTTAGTCCTGAAGGACACTTGGATATCAGCATTGATAATAGCTATCTAATTTGCGCCGTGGTGGCGACATTATTGGCTTACTTTACTAAAAATACCTTGCTGACAACGGTGTTGAGTATTGGTCTATTTTTTATTATTTACTAA
- a CDS encoding AzlC family ABC transporter permease, giving the protein MESTTKSSAYLKGMLAVMPLTIAVIPWGVLAGSLALEVGLTALQSQAMSAIIFAGSAQLVALGMIKAGIGIGSILITTLLITSRHLLYAMTMRSQISPMSLKWRLSLGFLLTDELFAIAQQSGSEASSRHKLDPWYALGGGLTFYLGWNLATFLGIVAGQSIDNLEELGLDFAIAATFIALVVPTVKKPSILVCVLVSLVLAVICAVFEIQVGLLIASISGMCAGMAYAKLTNEGEKKAAVLTEHVSEFETQDHSQSHEKEHTKNEEKR; this is encoded by the coding sequence ATGGAATCGACTACTAAATCAAGTGCTTATTTAAAAGGCATGTTGGCGGTGATGCCGCTGACTATTGCTGTAATACCTTGGGGGGTTTTAGCGGGTTCTTTAGCGTTAGAAGTGGGGCTTACTGCACTACAAAGCCAAGCTATGTCGGCCATTATTTTCGCTGGGAGTGCACAGTTAGTGGCTTTAGGGATGATTAAAGCTGGCATTGGTATTGGCAGTATTTTGATTACGACCTTACTGATAACATCACGTCATTTACTGTACGCAATGACAATGAGAAGCCAAATTAGCCCTATGTCTCTGAAGTGGCGCTTGAGTTTAGGCTTCTTATTAACTGATGAGTTATTTGCCATAGCGCAGCAAAGTGGTTCAGAGGCTAGCAGCCGTCATAAGCTTGATCCTTGGTATGCATTGGGTGGCGGCTTAACCTTCTATTTGGGCTGGAACCTAGCGACCTTCCTCGGCATCGTTGCAGGTCAATCAATTGATAATCTTGAAGAGTTGGGGTTAGATTTTGCCATCGCTGCGACCTTTATTGCTTTAGTGGTGCCTACTGTTAAAAAGCCATCCATTCTTGTGTGTGTATTAGTGTCGCTAGTACTTGCCGTTATATGCGCTGTTTTTGAGATTCAGGTGGGGCTGTTAATTGCTTCGATATCCGGCATGTGCGCCGGAATGGCATATGCAAAATTAACCAATGAAGGCGAGAAAAAAGCAGCGGTGTTAACTGAGCATGTCAGTGAGTTTGAAACACAAGATCATTCACAAAGTCATGAAAAAGAACACACAAAAAATGAGGAGAAGCGCTAA
- a CDS encoding ion transporter encodes MQASGILTHLKKIDQSKTFQGFVIFVIIVSALSIGAHTYQLPEWFEKSLLALDMAITAFFLIELIIRYMASDGIKSFFSKGWNIFDTIIVIGSLVPLGGSTILLARLLRIFRVLRLVSMVPELRMLINALLKAIPRMGYIALLMFVIFYIYGAVGSMFFAGINEFLWGDVSIAMLTLFRISTFESWTSIMYETMEVHPLSWLYYLSFIFLTTFVFLNMMVGAVLDVMGEETKIMRAEQGEDEDVIDDTNLAASAAEIQLLHDKIDKLTQLVSDQKR; translated from the coding sequence ATGCAAGCCTCAGGTATTCTGACTCACCTTAAAAAAATTGATCAAAGCAAAACCTTTCAGGGATTTGTTATCTTTGTGATTATTGTGTCGGCACTGTCTATTGGTGCACACACTTATCAGCTACCAGAATGGTTTGAAAAAAGCTTATTGGCGTTAGATATGGCCATTACGGCATTTTTCTTAATCGAATTAATTATCCGCTATATGGCAAGTGATGGGATAAAGTCATTTTTTTCAAAAGGCTGGAATATTTTTGACACCATCATTGTGATTGGTAGCTTAGTGCCACTGGGTGGCTCAACGATATTATTGGCGAGATTACTGCGAATTTTCAGAGTATTGCGTTTAGTGTCGATGGTACCAGAGCTAAGAATGCTCATTAACGCATTGCTCAAAGCGATCCCAAGAATGGGTTATATTGCGTTATTAATGTTTGTTATTTTTTACATTTATGGTGCAGTTGGCAGCATGTTTTTTGCTGGCATTAATGAATTTTTATGGGGCGATGTCTCTATTGCCATGCTGACGTTATTTCGAATATCCACGTTTGAGTCGTGGACATCAATCATGTACGAAACCATGGAAGTTCATCCACTAAGTTGGTTGTATTATCTCAGCTTTATCTTTTTAACCACCTTTGTTTTTCTCAACATGATGGTGGGCGCCGTGCTTGATGTGATGGGTGAAGAAACCAAAATCATGCGGGCAGAGCAAGGCGAAGATGAGGATGTTATTGATGACACTAATCTAGCTGCCTCAGCCGCAGAGATTCAGCTACTCCATGACAAGATAGATAAACTGACTCAGTTAGTATCGGATCAAAAACGATAA
- a CDS encoding MarR family winged helix-turn-helix transcriptional regulator, translated as MSDSLSIAFELSSSFGQFNKKIDRALSVHGISFTEFMVMHQLAQAPNKVISRIQLADAINLTASGVTRLLLPMEKNGLVEKEKNSRDARVSLVKLTDTGNTLYQDALATSQSCSDGLTQHLSSKQLTQLSELLRKLG; from the coding sequence ATGTCAGATTCACTGTCTATCGCGTTTGAATTATCGTCCAGCTTTGGACAGTTCAATAAAAAAATTGATCGCGCCTTAAGCGTACATGGCATTAGCTTTACCGAATTCATGGTAATGCATCAATTAGCGCAAGCGCCCAATAAGGTCATTAGCCGCATTCAATTGGCAGATGCCATTAACCTCACAGCATCGGGTGTCACGCGTTTATTACTGCCCATGGAAAAGAATGGCCTAGTAGAAAAAGAGAAAAATAGCAGAGACGCTCGGGTTAGCTTAGTAAAGCTTACCGATACGGGAAATACTTTATACCAAGATGCATTAGCCACCAGCCAAAGTTGCAGTGATGGGCTGACTCAACATTTGAGTTCAAAGCAGTTGACTCAATTAAGCGAGCTTTTACGTAAACTCGGTTAA
- the gloA2 gene encoding SMU1112c/YaeR family gloxylase I-like metalloprotein — protein sequence MFNGIHHVAIICDDYPRSKHFYTEVLGFTVLAENYREDRQSYKLDLQLADGSQVELFSIPNSPKRPSYPEAQGLRHLAFKVTDIDMVVAHLTSNNVDVEPIRIDEYTGKKFTFFSDPDALPLEIYQTV from the coding sequence ATGTTTAATGGCATTCATCATGTGGCGATCATTTGTGACGATTACCCGCGATCAAAACACTTTTACACTGAGGTTTTAGGCTTTACAGTCTTGGCTGAAAACTATCGTGAAGATCGTCAGTCATATAAGCTGGATTTACAGCTGGCTGATGGCAGTCAAGTTGAGCTTTTTTCGATTCCTAATTCACCTAAACGCCCCAGTTATCCTGAGGCACAAGGACTGCGTCATTTAGCCTTTAAGGTGACCGATATTGATATGGTAGTGGCGCATTTAACCTCAAATAATGTCGATGTTGAACCGATTCGAATCGATGAATATACTGGCAAAAAGTTCACTTTCTTTAGCGATCCCGATGCCTTGCCATTAGAGATCTACCAAACGGTGTGA
- a CDS encoding PhoX family protein, with protein MSKATFDPTKYNKSNNVPFATVMENHLSRRDFVKRGLGLSAMTAFAGAGLTACGSDNDSGSTPPPTTTPPPTVTPPAKSSAVLGFDSIAGSKLDAVAVPAGYSAYVLAPWGTPLNSKANAWKDDGSNTALDQENAVGMHHDGMHFYPLNDAADDGLLCINHEYINQNALHPMGPTADANGKRTVIDEIRKEINAHGISVVRIQLKDNMWQVVENDPHNRRFTGATVMDIAGPLAYSSYLETRYSPDGSQARGTLNNCGNGYTPWGTYLTCEENWPGYFVSHGTLTEDQSRIGISTTDTRYGWNHLAGDDDERLDEFARFDITPTGSSAANDYRNEANGHGYIVEIDPYNPNSRAVKRTALGRFRHEGCTFGKLEAGQPITFYSGHDSRFEYLYKYVSDAVWDEADANATNRIAMGDKYMNAGTLYVAKFSEDGVGVWLPLTLDSTTTDGKTLADSFDSVAAIILNTAGAADLVGATPMDRPEWAAVDPFTGSVYLTLTNNTKRTEETNAANPRLNNSFGHIIRWDEGEAATEFSWDIFVFGAPTDADADTNRSGLSDLNQFASPDGLAFDQRGIMWVQTDNGADEVEDYTNDQMLAIVPSTMVDADDKQQVITADNQTQLKRFFVGPNGCEVTGFAITSDYSTVFANIQHPRNWPYSSNAAEQTPAGMTLRPRDATVVIRKDDGGEVGV; from the coding sequence ATGAGCAAGGCAACATTCGACCCAACAAAATATAATAAAAGTAATAATGTGCCATTTGCCACGGTGATGGAGAATCATTTATCACGTCGTGACTTTGTGAAACGTGGTTTAGGCTTAAGTGCTATGACGGCGTTTGCTGGTGCAGGATTAACGGCTTGTGGTTCTGACAACGATTCTGGTAGCACACCGCCGCCAACAACGACACCACCACCGACAGTAACACCACCTGCTAAAAGCTCTGCTGTTTTAGGTTTTGATTCAATCGCGGGTTCTAAATTAGATGCTGTGGCAGTGCCTGCTGGTTATTCAGCTTATGTACTCGCACCTTGGGGAACACCATTAAATAGTAAAGCGAATGCTTGGAAAGATGACGGTTCAAATACAGCTTTAGACCAAGAGAACGCTGTGGGTATGCATCATGATGGCATGCATTTTTATCCATTAAATGATGCCGCAGATGACGGTTTATTATGTATTAACCATGAATATATCAATCAAAATGCCTTACACCCAATGGGGCCGACGGCTGATGCGAATGGTAAGCGCACGGTAATTGATGAAATCCGCAAAGAAATTAACGCTCATGGCATCTCAGTGGTGCGTATTCAGCTAAAAGATAATATGTGGCAAGTGGTTGAAAACGATCCACATAATCGCCGCTTTACTGGTGCAACTGTGATGGATATCGCGGGCCCATTAGCTTATTCATCATACCTTGAAACACGCTACTCACCAGATGGAAGCCAAGCTCGTGGTACGTTAAATAATTGTGGTAATGGCTACACACCTTGGGGCACTTATCTTACTTGTGAAGAAAACTGGCCGGGGTATTTTGTTAGTCATGGCACCTTAACTGAAGATCAAAGCCGTATTGGTATTTCAACTACAGATACGCGTTATGGCTGGAACCACTTAGCGGGTGATGACGATGAACGTTTAGATGAATTCGCTCGTTTTGATATTACGCCTACAGGCTCAAGTGCGGCTAACGATTATCGCAACGAAGCAAACGGTCACGGTTATATTGTCGAGATTGACCCATACAACCCTAACTCACGCGCAGTAAAACGTACCGCTCTAGGCCGTTTTCGTCATGAAGGTTGTACTTTTGGCAAGCTAGAAGCAGGCCAGCCTATTACTTTTTACTCTGGCCATGATTCGCGATTTGAGTATTTATATAAGTATGTTTCTGACGCGGTTTGGGATGAAGCTGATGCAAATGCTACTAACCGTATCGCAATGGGCGATAAGTACATGAATGCGGGTACGTTATATGTGGCTAAATTCAGTGAAGATGGCGTTGGTGTTTGGTTACCATTAACCTTAGATAGCACGACGACTGATGGTAAAACATTGGCTGATAGCTTTGATTCAGTAGCCGCGATTATATTAAATACCGCTGGTGCGGCTGATTTAGTTGGCGCAACGCCGATGGATCGCCCTGAGTGGGCAGCTGTTGATCCATTTACTGGCAGTGTGTATCTCACCTTAACCAATAACACTAAGCGCACTGAAGAAACCAATGCTGCAAACCCACGTTTAAATAACAGCTTTGGCCATATTATTCGCTGGGATGAAGGCGAAGCTGCAACTGAGTTTAGCTGGGATATTTTTGTATTTGGTGCACCGACAGATGCTGATGCAGATACAAACCGTTCAGGCTTAAGTGATTTGAATCAGTTTGCCAGCCCTGATGGTTTAGCGTTTGATCAGCGCGGTATTATGTGGGTGCAAACCGACAATGGCGCTGATGAAGTTGAAGACTACACCAACGATCAAATGTTAGCGATTGTGCCATCAACCATGGTTGATGCTGATGACAAACAACAAGTGATAACAGCAGATAATCAAACACAGCTTAAACGTTTCTTTGTTGGCCCTAATGGCTGTGAAGTTACTGGTTTTGCGATTACATCTGATTACAGCACGGTGTTTGCCAATATTCAGCATCCAAGAAATTGGCCGTACTCAAGCAATGCTGCTGAGCAAACACCTGCAGGCATGACATTGCGTCCACGTGATGCCACAGTGGTTATTCGTAAAGATGATGGCGGTGAAGTCGGGGTATAA
- a CDS encoding DEAD/DEAH box helicase — translation MSFSSLSLMPSLVKQLNSLGYEQPTPIQQQAIPVVLSGKDVLAGAQTGTGKTAAFVLPIIQMLLQDLDDKATNAEVDNATNAEVNIVPSKEAPKKADNTQALILVPTRELAQQVHQSVEKYAGDSGINAVIVYGGVSIKAQADAIQAGADIIVATPGRLLDHLRNRVMSLANLKHLVFDEADRMLDMGFRDEIIEVLKRLPKERQTLLFSATLDERIFKFSKRLLYSPQVIETSDRNSTAAKIVERVYNLDINKKMPALCHLIKKENWQQALVFSRTKQGADKVVTQMKQAGVNAAAFHADLSQTMRETVLAQFKLGDIKALVATDVAARGLDINELNYVVNIELPFQNEDYIHRIGRTGRAGKEGQAITLLSVDDEPQLIKLEAFLDRRLPQQWLVGFEPDLTQVASVTRKTKKGALKKQALKKALAQSKRR, via the coding sequence ATGTCGTTTTCTTCGTTATCTTTAATGCCTTCGTTGGTTAAGCAGTTAAATAGCTTAGGTTACGAACAACCCACACCAATTCAGCAGCAGGCCATTCCTGTGGTGTTGTCTGGTAAAGATGTACTGGCAGGCGCACAAACGGGTACCGGAAAAACAGCGGCTTTTGTATTGCCTATTATCCAAATGTTATTGCAGGACCTGGATGACAAGGCAACTAATGCAGAAGTAGATAACGCCACCAATGCTGAAGTAAATATAGTCCCTTCAAAAGAAGCCCCTAAAAAAGCAGATAACACCCAAGCATTAATCCTAGTGCCCACCCGTGAACTTGCTCAGCAAGTGCATCAAAGTGTGGAAAAGTATGCCGGTGACAGCGGCATTAACGCAGTTATTGTGTATGGCGGTGTCAGTATTAAAGCGCAAGCAGATGCGATACAAGCTGGCGCTGACATTATTGTCGCAACGCCAGGGCGATTGTTAGATCATTTACGCAATCGTGTTATGTCACTGGCCAACCTTAAACACCTGGTATTTGATGAAGCCGATCGCATGTTAGATATGGGCTTTAGAGATGAGATTATCGAGGTGTTGAAACGCCTACCTAAAGAGCGTCAAACATTGTTGTTTTCAGCGACGTTAGATGAGCGAATTTTTAAGTTCAGTAAACGTTTACTGTACTCTCCTCAAGTGATTGAAACCAGCGATCGAAACAGTACCGCAGCCAAGATTGTGGAGCGGGTATATAACCTTGATATTAACAAGAAAATGCCGGCTTTGTGTCACTTGATTAAGAAAGAGAACTGGCAGCAAGCGTTAGTGTTTAGTCGCACCAAACAAGGTGCTGATAAAGTAGTTACGCAAATGAAGCAAGCGGGTGTTAATGCAGCCGCTTTTCATGCGGATCTTTCGCAAACCATGCGTGAAACCGTGTTAGCCCAGTTTAAGTTAGGTGACATTAAAGCGCTGGTAGCCACCGATGTTGCAGCAAGGGGCTTAGATATTAATGAGCTTAACTATGTGGTTAATATAGAACTGCCTTTTCAAAATGAAGACTATATTCACCGCATTGGGCGTACAGGCCGCGCTGGCAAAGAAGGCCAAGCCATTACCTTATTAAGTGTTGATGACGAGCCGCAATTAATAAAGTTAGAAGCCTTTTTAGATAGACGTTTACCACAACAATGGTTAGTGGGTTTTGAGCCTGACTTAACCCAAGTTGCTTCAGTGACTCGTAAAACAAAAAAAGGTGCATTGAAAAAGCAAGCGCTCAAAAAAGCCTTAGCGCAGTCAAAGCGAAGATAA
- a CDS encoding DUF4382 domain-containing protein produces MTFSKIALLFTAAGLLSACGGSDDSTPAIETGKFSLGVSDNPADAKMVTIGFKQVVLKNSAGSISFDVSDNGELKQVDLLEFQGSDVETLVSGQDVAVGEYQMCIYIENSELANEDSSYVQTMDEAIAGLTTNSNGSCGGVGADDDNTGRLFFNKAFTIAAGNNSFVAEFDLQKGLQGPKGNKDYWTLKPTSVQLVNTAEVGAIAGSISDDVMTQCEVAAGGSEFSSAVYLYPEATALENMDDFRDSESQFIMVAPIAAARVNPVLDANDDVVSYDYEFGFVVADNYSLGYTCVAQNDDPELPNTPEDDPAFFIHTDEQEVIVINGETTERNF; encoded by the coding sequence ATGACGTTTTCAAAGATAGCACTTCTTTTTACCGCGGCAGGGCTGCTAAGTGCTTGCGGTGGTAGTGACGATTCTACTCCGGCAATTGAGACTGGAAAGTTTAGCTTAGGGGTGTCAGATAATCCTGCTGATGCAAAAATGGTCACCATAGGCTTTAAGCAAGTTGTTCTTAAAAATAGTGCCGGTAGTATTTCATTTGATGTATCAGATAATGGCGAATTAAAGCAAGTCGATTTATTAGAATTTCAAGGCTCAGACGTTGAAACCTTAGTGAGCGGTCAAGATGTCGCGGTCGGTGAATACCAGATGTGTATTTACATTGAAAACAGTGAATTGGCTAATGAAGACAGCTCTTACGTGCAAACGATGGACGAGGCTATTGCAGGTTTAACCACGAACAGTAATGGCAGTTGTGGCGGTGTGGGCGCAGACGATGACAACACCGGTCGTTTGTTCTTCAATAAGGCCTTCACTATCGCAGCGGGTAATAATAGCTTTGTCGCAGAATTTGATTTACAGAAGGGCTTGCAAGGACCAAAAGGAAATAAAGACTACTGGACTTTAAAACCGACTTCAGTGCAATTAGTTAATACGGCTGAGGTTGGCGCTATTGCAGGCAGTATTTCTGACGATGTTATGACTCAGTGCGAAGTTGCCGCTGGTGGCTCTGAATTTAGCTCAGCAGTGTATTTATATCCAGAAGCGACAGCCCTTGAAAATATGGATGACTTTCGTGATAGCGAAAGTCAGTTCATTATGGTGGCGCCAATTGCGGCTGCCAGAGTTAATCCCGTGTTGGATGCAAACGATGACGTTGTAAGTTATGACTATGAGTTTGGTTTTGTGGTCGCAGATAACTACAGCCTAGGTTATACCTGCGTTGCGCAAAATGACGATCCTGAATTACCCAATACCCCAGAAGATGATCCAGCCTTTTTTATCCATACAGATGAACAAGAGGTTATTGTCATTAATGGTGAAACCACTGAGCGTAACTTTTAA
- a CDS encoding GNAT family N-acetyltransferase has product MQLRNIKPTDLECLYQFQADPLANEMADFPARDRSAFFEHWQTNILSNADIAAKAIIVDGDIVGSIVLWQSDHQWLLGYWLGREYWGKGFASNALRVFLSEHTQRPIIAEVTEHNFGSIKVLEKNGFKHIGVADDPDSALPLLEFRLN; this is encoded by the coding sequence TTGCAGCTAAGGAATATCAAACCAACCGATTTAGAATGCTTATATCAGTTTCAAGCCGATCCGCTCGCCAATGAGATGGCTGATTTCCCTGCCCGAGATCGCAGCGCCTTTTTTGAACATTGGCAGACCAATATTTTGAGTAATGCTGATATCGCGGCGAAAGCGATTATTGTTGATGGTGATATTGTCGGCAGCATAGTGTTGTGGCAAAGCGACCATCAATGGTTATTAGGCTATTGGCTTGGCCGCGAATATTGGGGTAAAGGCTTTGCCTCTAATGCCTTAAGAGTCTTTTTATCGGAGCATACACAAAGGCCGATTATTGCAGAAGTGACAGAGCATAATTTCGGCTCAATTAAGGTGCTGGAAAAGAATGGCTTTAAGCATATTGGTGTTGCTGACGATCCTGATAGTGCATTGCCACTGCTTGAATTTCGCTTAAATTAA
- the rluF gene encoding 23S rRNA pseudouridine(2604) synthase RluF — MTDSGIRLNKYISESGICSRREADRFIEQGNVFINGKRAQVGDQVSLGDKVKVNGQDIEPKDAEDLVFIALNKPVGIVSTTEGAERDNIVDFVNHSTRVFPIGRLDKDSQGLIFLTNNGDLVNKILRAGNNHDKEYVVTVNKPITDSFIKGMGAGVPILGVVTKKCKVEQVSPYAFKIVLVQGLNRQIRRMCEYFNFEVTKLERQQIMNVSLKGLPIGEWRDLDKQELDELFDMIKDSSSEDKKAPKKKSQPKVKTVAREKIEGPEHFMQHNRSTKHKGQAKGGNKGQTKTQAKGGKGKPSGGRKPNRAR, encoded by the coding sequence GTGACAGACTCAGGTATCCGCCTTAATAAATACATCAGTGAAAGTGGCATTTGCTCAAGACGTGAAGCCGACCGCTTCATCGAACAAGGCAATGTATTTATTAACGGTAAACGTGCTCAAGTAGGTGACCAAGTGTCACTTGGCGATAAGGTCAAAGTAAACGGCCAAGATATCGAGCCAAAAGATGCTGAAGATTTAGTGTTTATTGCATTAAATAAGCCCGTTGGCATTGTCAGTACCACTGAAGGTGCTGAGCGCGATAACATCGTCGACTTTGTTAACCACTCGACCCGTGTGTTCCCTATCGGCCGTTTAGATAAAGACTCTCAAGGTTTAATCTTTTTAACCAATAATGGTGACTTAGTTAATAAAATCCTTCGAGCGGGTAATAACCACGATAAAGAATACGTGGTCACGGTGAATAAACCGATTACCGATAGCTTTATCAAAGGCATGGGCGCAGGCGTACCGATTTTGGGCGTAGTGACTAAAAAGTGTAAAGTTGAGCAAGTCTCACCATATGCTTTTAAAATCGTATTGGTTCAAGGTCTTAACCGCCAAATTCGTAGAATGTGTGAATACTTTAATTTTGAAGTCACTAAGCTTGAACGCCAACAAATCATGAATGTCAGCCTTAAAGGTCTGCCAATCGGTGAATGGCGTGATTTAGACAAACAAGAGCTTGATGAGTTGTTTGACATGATTAAAGACTCGTCATCAGAAGATAAAAAAGCCCCGAAGAAAAAGTCTCAGCCTAAAGTTAAAACGGTAGCTCGTGAAAAAATTGAAGGCCCAGAGCACTTTATGCAGCACAACCGCAGCACCAAGCATAAAGGCCAGGCAAAAGGTGGCAACAAAGGCCAAACTAAGACCCAAGCTAAGGGCGGTAAAGGCAAGCCAAGCGGCGGCCGTAAACCGAACCGAGCACGTTAA